The proteins below come from a single Erysipelothrix piscisicarius genomic window:
- a CDS encoding prepilin peptidase — protein MNIIVYIVLTALFFTLGYNISRFVKDTVACKQNRNNKIYKVFRPEDAHDALMNGIYVGAATLVAYTSFGFFEATVISIIAFLAVYGIRIDQRIRIIPNEMVLSILVIGVVYQFASNGFHGLSTGLIAMLLTGILFFATAFLTKAFSGSLGVGAGDIKLAIALSFMLGLPNILTFLIGIVLCLLIYIVIGFYNKTMYIGSTFPMCTQLMGGALFALYYPVISMLICSVLLGC, from the coding sequence GTGAATATTATTGTTTATATTGTTCTAACAGCTTTATTTTTTACACTAGGATACAACATTTCAAGATTTGTGAAAGATACAGTTGCTTGTAAACAAAATCGTAACAATAAGATCTATAAGGTCTTTCGTCCAGAAGATGCGCATGACGCATTGATGAATGGCATTTATGTCGGTGCAGCTACTTTAGTTGCATATACATCATTCGGATTCTTTGAAGCAACTGTTATTTCCATAATTGCTTTCTTAGCAGTTTATGGTATTCGAATCGATCAACGTATTCGAATAATTCCAAATGAGATGGTCCTTAGTATCCTTGTTATTGGAGTTGTTTATCAGTTTGCATCAAATGGATTTCATGGATTGTCAACTGGACTTATAGCAATGCTATTAACAGGTATTCTGTTCTTTGCTACAGCCTTCTTGACAAAAGCATTCTCTGGAAGTCTCGGTGTGGGAGCAGGCGATATAAAGCTTGCAATTGCATTATCATTTATGTTGGGATTACCTAATATTCTAACATTTCTAATAGGTATCGTACTTTGCTTGTTAATTTACATTGTTATTGGTTTTTATAATAAAACGATGTACATCGGTAGTACATTCCCCATGTGTACACAATTAATGGGCGGTGCTTTATTCGCGCTGTATTACCCAGTCATCAGTATGTTGATTTGCAGTGTTCTGTTAGGATGTTAG
- the cpaB gene encoding Flp pilus assembly protein CpaB, whose protein sequence is MDKNKLISVVVAAGVFLLALMNPIQGLKKEIPKKDLTQVVVALKPLTAQTRITQDMVEVKNVHKDAAPEGAFADAERVVGKVTTTKMSVGDMFTGEKVEVVGQGSSGLSTVLTDNMRAYTVKLEGQYGMQGLIRVGNKIDIITVLDSDLPEDTLQKYDYLKKNYPQLYAGSVETAVDGKERIPVLGLKEKKAVLLLQNKEVLAIDQETLPDDKKVADKMYTTVTLAVSAEDALKLAVSESVGTNRAILRSHDHDKVDKVPGVITGDLLK, encoded by the coding sequence TTGGATAAGAATAAATTAATTTCTGTGGTTGTAGCTGCAGGGGTATTTCTTTTAGCGTTAATGAACCCAATCCAAGGTTTAAAAAAGGAAATACCGAAGAAAGATTTAACGCAAGTTGTTGTAGCGCTTAAACCCCTTACAGCACAAACTCGTATTACTCAAGATATGGTAGAAGTTAAAAATGTTCATAAAGACGCTGCACCTGAAGGTGCTTTTGCGGATGCGGAACGTGTTGTAGGAAAAGTTACAACGACGAAGATGTCTGTTGGCGATATGTTTACCGGAGAAAAGGTTGAAGTTGTAGGTCAAGGATCAAGTGGGTTAAGTACTGTTCTTACGGACAATATGCGTGCTTATACTGTTAAACTTGAGGGTCAATATGGGATGCAAGGATTAATCCGTGTCGGAAATAAAATTGATATTATCACTGTATTAGATAGTGACTTGCCAGAAGATACACTTCAAAAATATGATTATTTGAAGAAAAACTATCCTCAGTTGTATGCTGGATCAGTTGAGACTGCAGTTGATGGTAAAGAACGCATTCCTGTACTTGGTTTAAAAGAGAAAAAAGCAGTGCTCCTTTTACAAAATAAGGAAGTTCTTGCGATTGATCAAGAAACCTTACCTGATGATAAAAAAGTAGCGGATAAAATGTATACGACGGTAACACTTGCTGTTTCAGCAGAAGATGCGTTGAAATTGGCGGTTTCGGAATCCGTAGGTACAAACCGTGCAATCTTAAGAAGTCATGATCATGACAAGGTTGATAAAGTTCCTGGTGTTATTACAGGCGATTTATTGAAATAG
- a CDS encoding DDE-type integrase/transposase/recombinase, which yields MEATKPLEIIVSDMTHIRNKGINYEWTLMVDTFNNEIISSALSRTTGDPKPYYKCLEDLLALLKDNKNSSTILHTDQGAVYHSKAFAKAHENYNIIRSMSRAGTPTDNPIIESLNGWIKAEMACDYQYWSVDNFENFIEEYVHYFNFERPAYCLNYKTPIQYKMDKGF from the coding sequence ATGGAGGCAACCAAACCTTTAGAAATTATTGTTTCAGATATGACACATATTCGAAACAAAGGGATTAATTATGAATGGACTTTAATGGTTGATACCTTTAACAATGAAATTATCAGTTCTGCATTATCACGTACAACTGGTGATCCTAAGCCTTACTACAAGTGTCTCGAGGATCTCCTTGCGCTACTTAAGGATAATAAAAACAGCTCCACGATTCTTCACACAGATCAAGGAGCTGTCTACCACTCTAAAGCTTTCGCTAAAGCGCATGAAAATTATAACATAATTAGATCTATGTCGCGAGCTGGAACACCTACAGATAATCCAATTATCGAATCATTAAATGGATGGATTAAAGCAGAAATGGCGTGTGATTATCAATACTGGTCCGTAGATAACTTTGAAAATTTTATCGAAGAATATGTACATTATTTCAATTTTGAAAGACCTGCTTACTGTTTAAATTACAAAACCCCTATCCAATATAAAATGGATAAGGGTTTCTAG
- a CDS encoding helix-turn-helix domain-containing protein, with product MMGRPKGGLNNKWTYEDRIKVVTRHIDEHISAAKLSQETGIPKGTINGWIDRFMRDGKEGLKNKKKTGNHFSALHTSKSLTEIERLQLEILKRDIEIARLKKGYQVKGVGVNKEFVTLKDKNSK from the coding sequence ATGATGGGAAGACCCAAAGGTGGATTAAATAATAAATGGACTTATGAGGATCGTATTAAAGTCGTTACACGTCATATTGATGAACATATAAGTGCTGCGAAACTATCACAAGAAACAGGAATACCGAAAGGAACGATTAATGGTTGGATTGATCGATTCATGCGTGATGGTAAAGAGGGTTTAAAAAACAAGAAAAAGACAGGAAATCATTTTTCTGCGCTTCATACGAGTAAATCATTAACTGAGATCGAACGACTTCAACTCGAAATTCTAAAACGAGATATTGAGATTGCACGATTAAAAAAAGGGTACCAGGTGAAAGGAGTTGGTGTAAACAAGGAGTTCGTTACTTTAAAAGACAAGAATTCCAAATAG
- a CDS encoding Flp family type IVb pilin, translated as MITVNEFMDEESGQGMVEYGLILVLVSVVTVVVLQSIGSGYVKTMFETVADLVPKIN; from the coding sequence ATGATAACCGTAAATGAATTTATGGACGAGGAGTCTGGACAAGGCATGGTTGAATACGGACTTATTCTTGTATTGGTTTCGGTAGTTACTGTAGTGGTACTCCAATCCATTGGGAGTGGTTATGTAAAAACGATGTTTGAAACAGTCGCTGATCTAGTCCCTAAAATAAACTAG
- a CDS encoding CpaF family protein encodes MKLSERLERAKATEGGGSGDGLAFMPGVFEVDAEPQVDQFKDLKAIIHRETIDSYNARIQDNHGDKEGIDVREIITECLTQRAEAMTKAKREQLIQEIFDDVTGLGPLEVLIRDEDISEIMVNGPNTVYIERKGRLELSNVFFRDDAHVAQIINRIVSPLGRRCDEANPMVDARLPDGSRVNAIVPPVALSGPTITIRKFNSTPLQISDLIGFNSISFGMAAFLEACVKGRCNVVVSGGTGSGKTTLLNVLSSFIPETERIVTIEDAAEIQLMQNHVITLEARPANVEGKGAVTIRDMVKNSLRMRPDRIIIGEVRSGEALDMLQAMNTGHDGSLATGHANTPRDMVSRLETMVMMSGMDLPIKAIREQIASAINIIVQQTRLRDGSRKVVSITEVTGMEGEIVTLQDIFVFKQEGYDAAGKVKGKFMPTGIRPYIIDTLEANGILVKDEWFQK; translated from the coding sequence ATGAAGTTATCAGAACGCTTAGAACGTGCTAAAGCAACTGAAGGTGGCGGCTCCGGTGATGGACTAGCGTTTATGCCTGGTGTATTTGAAGTTGATGCCGAACCTCAAGTTGACCAATTTAAAGATTTAAAAGCTATTATTCACCGTGAAACTATTGATTCGTATAATGCACGCATTCAAGATAATCACGGCGATAAAGAAGGCATTGATGTTCGTGAAATTATTACAGAATGTTTAACCCAACGTGCAGAAGCCATGACTAAAGCAAAACGCGAACAGCTTATTCAAGAAATATTTGATGATGTTACTGGGTTGGGACCTTTAGAAGTTTTGATTCGGGATGAAGATATTTCTGAAATCATGGTTAACGGTCCAAATACCGTTTATATTGAACGTAAGGGTCGTCTTGAGTTATCCAACGTCTTCTTTAGAGATGATGCTCACGTAGCTCAAATTATTAACCGGATTGTTTCACCCTTGGGTCGACGTTGTGATGAAGCAAACCCAATGGTAGATGCGCGGTTACCGGATGGTTCGCGTGTTAATGCCATTGTACCTCCGGTAGCGTTAAGTGGCCCTACAATTACGATTCGTAAGTTTAATTCGACACCACTTCAAATTAGTGACTTAATTGGTTTTAATTCAATATCATTTGGGATGGCTGCATTTCTAGAAGCCTGTGTTAAGGGACGTTGTAATGTTGTGGTTTCTGGAGGTACTGGTTCTGGGAAAACCACATTATTGAACGTTTTATCCAGTTTTATTCCTGAAACGGAACGTATCGTAACCATTGAAGATGCGGCTGAAATTCAGTTGATGCAAAATCATGTTATTACCCTTGAAGCACGCCCTGCTAACGTTGAAGGTAAAGGTGCGGTAACGATTCGTGACATGGTAAAGAACTCCTTACGGATGCGTCCTGACCGTATTATTATCGGTGAGGTTCGTTCGGGAGAAGCCTTGGACATGTTACAAGCGATGAATACTGGTCATGATGGTTCTTTAGCGACAGGTCACGCCAATACACCTCGTGATATGGTTTCACGTCTTGAAACCATGGTTATGATGTCGGGAATGGACTTGCCGATTAAAGCGATTCGTGAACAAATTGCTTCTGCGATTAATATTATTGTTCAACAAACGCGTCTTCGTGATGGATCACGTAAAGTTGTATCGATCACCGAAGTTACAGGTATGGAGGGAGAAATTGTAACCCTTCAAGACATCTTTGTTTTCAAACAAGAGGGCTATGATGCTGCTGGTAAAGTTAAAGGTAAATTTATGCCAACAGGAATTCGTCCATACATCATTGATACATTAGAAGCGAATGGTATCCTTGTGAAAGATGAGTGGTTCCAAAAATAA
- a CDS encoding TadE family protein, translating into MLMSKLVNKSKKEKGQAMVEFAIVLPLFLLIVCFLIDVSWVVYNKVQFDYSLRKMAIQLDLGPQQKHALHTNQSYIVDGGWANTHIRDMYEKNIEEKGAPIDVSRVTIENSRIAVLAGKREFNYGVPDGTDKDRANSKFKTTTMEIASDVKYKVYPITPFSKPFLKDGVELKNNLYKIRRIELVGGKNQQW; encoded by the coding sequence ATGCTAATGTCAAAGTTGGTCAATAAATCAAAAAAAGAAAAAGGTCAGGCAATGGTAGAATTTGCGATTGTGCTGCCACTTTTTCTATTGATTGTTTGTTTTTTAATTGATGTGAGCTGGGTTGTTTACAATAAAGTTCAATTTGACTATTCGTTACGTAAAATGGCGATTCAATTGGATCTCGGTCCTCAACAAAAACATGCATTACATACTAACCAAAGTTATATTGTTGACGGGGGTTGGGCAAACACCCATATTCGTGATATGTATGAAAAAAATATTGAAGAAAAGGGTGCACCGATTGATGTAAGTCGTGTAACGATTGAAAACAGTCGGATTGCCGTTCTTGCTGGAAAACGTGAATTTAATTATGGTGTCCCAGATGGTACGGATAAAGACCGTGCGAACAGTAAATTTAAAACAACGACAATGGAAATAGCGTCGGATGTAAAATACAAAGTCTACCCGATTACTCCTTTCTCAAAGCCATTTCTCAAAGATGGTGTTGAATTAAAAAATAATCTTTATAAAATTAGAAGAATTGAGTTAGTAGGGGGTAAGAATCAGCAGTGGTAA
- a CDS encoding AAA family ATPase, which yields MELKVLVFAEDSVAQRLFPMLQDDEIRIVGKSNDENKVLDDISKTKPDIVLIYSSHESILQRVCQQIYLLRPKSVPVVLTQEYTSETMQKVMQTGVHYILPMQIDRSTLIQQLKGIHSNESSRLIALENSSTNNWKSKVITVFSSKGGVGRTTVAMNLAVKLAQKKLKVAILDFDLEFGEVATAMRIETKDTLAELLQEQASPNVDTIRKYMAVHPSGVNVLAAPNSPEFADNISVSQIEKIVSSLRSYYDYLIIDTSMGFNNINLSCFDLSSTIIYVTGMDIPTLRRTKKGLSIVTSLAGNEKIKLVVAKEEPGRVKPKDVSRVLEFPLWHTVPYDLKSSIDALNQGKPIAIDSPLSGVAKAYQVMADEIDQSDSPDEQEAGPAGLLAKFLPKPKENLLKQKGKRKKGGK from the coding sequence ATGGAGTTAAAAGTTTTAGTATTTGCTGAAGATAGTGTCGCTCAACGACTCTTTCCAATGCTACAAGATGACGAAATCCGCATCGTAGGTAAATCAAACGATGAGAACAAAGTCTTAGATGATATCTCAAAAACAAAACCAGATATTGTTCTAATTTATTCTTCTCATGAAAGTATTCTGCAACGTGTTTGTCAACAAATATATTTATTACGTCCTAAATCTGTACCTGTAGTTCTTACTCAAGAATATACAAGTGAAACGATGCAAAAGGTAATGCAAACAGGTGTTCATTATATCCTGCCAATGCAAATTGATCGTTCAACGTTAATACAGCAATTAAAAGGAATTCACAGTAATGAGTCATCTCGACTGATTGCGCTTGAGAACAGTTCAACCAATAACTGGAAATCAAAAGTTATTACAGTATTCAGTTCAAAGGGTGGTGTTGGTCGTACAACCGTTGCCATGAACTTAGCGGTTAAACTTGCGCAAAAGAAATTAAAAGTAGCGATTTTAGACTTTGATCTAGAATTTGGTGAAGTCGCTACAGCAATGCGTATCGAGACCAAAGACACCCTTGCAGAATTGTTACAAGAACAGGCGAGTCCAAACGTTGATACCATCCGAAAATATATGGCTGTTCACCCTTCCGGTGTGAATGTGCTTGCGGCACCGAACAGTCCTGAATTTGCGGATAACATTTCAGTTTCTCAAATTGAAAAAATCGTATCTTCACTTCGTTCCTATTATGATTACTTGATTATTGATACAAGTATGGGATTTAACAACATTAACTTGTCATGTTTTGATCTCTCATCAACAATTATTTATGTAACCGGAATGGATATTCCAACATTACGACGAACGAAAAAAGGCTTGTCGATTGTAACCTCACTAGCAGGTAATGAAAAAATTAAATTGGTAGTCGCAAAAGAAGAACCGGGTCGTGTAAAACCTAAAGATGTTTCACGCGTCTTGGAGTTCCCATTATGGCACACCGTTCCTTATGATTTAAAATCATCCATCGATGCACTGAATCAAGGGAAACCGATCGCGATTGATTCTCCATTATCGGGTGTCGCAAAGGCATATCAAGTTATGGCGGATGAAATTGATCAATCTGATTCACCTGATGAACAAGAAGCGGGACCTGCTGGACTGCTTGCGAAATTCTTACCAAAACCTAAAGAAAACCTGCTAAAGCAAAAAGGTAAACGAAAAAAAGGTGGTAAATAA
- a CDS encoding Flp family type IVb pilin: MKNWLLNEESGQGMVEYGLILVLVSVVVIVVMKTLGTNLKGIFENVGKELQAGRGA, encoded by the coding sequence ATGAAAAACTGGTTATTAAATGAAGAATCAGGACAAGGTATGGTTGAATACGGACTTATCTTAGTTCTTGTTTCAGTAGTAGTTATCGTTGTTATGAAAACTTTAGGTACAAACCTAAAAGGAATCTTCGAAAACGTAGGTAAAGAATTACAAGCAGGTAGAGGCGCTTAG
- a CDS encoding DUF192 domain-containing protein encodes MIKNLEIASNFGTRFKGLMLRKEINEDQGMLFLHCARVHTCFMKFDICVIYLDKDFNIIDHEIIKPWRLGRKVKGARHLIEASPEIVTSLSDITFHELIMKEG; translated from the coding sequence ATGATAAAAAACCTCGAGATTGCATCAAACTTTGGAACACGTTTTAAAGGTTTGATGTTAAGAAAAGAAATCAATGAAGATCAAGGGATGTTATTTCTTCATTGTGCTCGTGTTCACACTTGTTTTATGAAGTTTGACATTTGCGTAATCTACTTAGATAAAGACTTTAATATTATTGACCATGAAATAATAAAACCTTGGCGTCTGGGTAGAAAAGTAAAGGGTGCACGTCATCTAATTGAAGCGTCACCTGAAATTGTAACGTCACTAAGTGATATTACATTCCATGAATTAATTATGAAGGAGGGATAA
- a CDS encoding type II secretion system F family protein yields the protein MWIIMAACLSYITLVVLQFVLNLIYHRFIMLKDRLDLIEKQSLYGYSKKSKKDQKKEKQSISIEVPEKLKDNLLMAGINLRPDEFLKMWLGLAAFSVVICVALDKGMIVTLFAFVAALVGPPMYIKVKRKQRIGKFSQQLGDALLILSNSLRAGFTFEQALASIAKDLPDPIGPEFLKVCREVELGENIEKSLAAVSTRMESEEMKLMNTAVSIQRQVGGNLADVLDNIGEAIRERITIQKNIKALTAQGDASAKVIAGLPIVVLVLISMVNKEYMEPVFTTPFGYALLGVSATLEIMGYAMIKKITNIEM from the coding sequence ATGTGGATCATTATGGCAGCATGCCTTAGTTATATTACGCTTGTTGTCTTGCAATTTGTATTAAATTTGATTTATCATCGCTTCATTATGTTGAAAGACCGTCTTGACTTAATTGAAAAACAAAGTTTATACGGATATTCAAAAAAATCAAAAAAAGATCAAAAGAAAGAGAAACAATCCATCAGTATTGAAGTTCCTGAAAAGTTAAAAGATAATCTTTTAATGGCTGGCATTAACTTACGACCTGATGAATTTCTAAAGATGTGGTTGGGTCTCGCTGCGTTTTCAGTTGTTATATGTGTTGCATTAGATAAAGGAATGATTGTGACGCTCTTTGCATTTGTAGCTGCTCTTGTAGGTCCGCCAATGTATATCAAGGTGAAACGTAAACAACGTATCGGTAAATTTAGCCAACAGTTAGGGGATGCCTTATTGATTCTCTCAAACAGTTTGCGTGCCGGATTTACCTTTGAGCAAGCTCTTGCAAGTATAGCAAAAGATTTACCAGATCCAATTGGACCTGAATTTCTAAAAGTTTGCCGTGAAGTTGAATTGGGCGAGAACATTGAAAAATCACTTGCCGCAGTTTCGACACGCATGGAATCTGAAGAAATGAAATTGATGAACACCGCCGTTAGCATTCAGCGTCAAGTAGGGGGAAACCTTGCGGATGTTTTGGATAATATCGGTGAAGCAATTCGAGAACGTATTACCATTCAAAAAAATATTAAGGCGCTTACTGCACAAGGGGATGCATCTGCAAAAGTTATTGCGGGACTTCCGATTGTTGTTTTAGTCTTAATTTCGATGGTTAATAAAGAATATATGGAGCCTGTGTTTACCACGCCGTTTGGTTATGCACTGCTCGGTGTTAGTGCAACCCTTGAAATTATGGGTTATGCTATGATCAAAAAAATAACAAATATTGAGATGTAG
- a CDS encoding TadE/TadG family type IV pilus assembly protein: MIKKLKGESGQSVTEFALILPILIIMLALIMDVGKAVHAKVNLQYLTSEIQKVAVLYDEGGATGGVKDQSRFSSKEKTIETLINNNGTLDPKRLKYEIDLSDIEHRDFTRKIWSVNDGGFIGHKNRTDIRYVTVTTTYDVPFSMYITKQVMGETLRLTETYSGLIYLGGDGDANVKVGQ, from the coding sequence ATGATAAAAAAACTTAAAGGTGAAAGTGGTCAAAGTGTTACGGAATTTGCTTTAATCCTTCCTATTCTTATAATTATGCTTGCTTTGATCATGGACGTTGGTAAAGCGGTGCATGCAAAGGTCAATTTGCAATATCTAACCAGTGAAATTCAAAAGGTTGCGGTATTGTACGACGAAGGTGGTGCAACGGGTGGTGTAAAAGATCAATCCCGATTTAGCAGTAAAGAAAAGACGATTGAAACACTTATTAACAATAACGGTACACTTGACCCTAAACGCTTAAAATATGAAATTGATTTATCGGATATTGAACATCGTGATTTTACACGGAAAATTTGGAGTGTAAATGATGGTGGCTTTATCGGACATAAAAACAGAACTGATATACGTTATGTAACCGTAACAACTACTTATGATGTTCCTTTCTCAATGTATATTACAAAACAGGTAATGGGTGAGACACTTCGTCTAACTGAAACGTACAGTGGTTTAATATACTTAGGAGGCGATGGTGATGCTAATGTCAAAGTTGGTCAATAA
- a CDS encoding type II secretion system F family protein — translation MIKAITGAIFAYVFVDFVMSVLTGKALVIKKRLDETKNSSTQKHGSDDILDKTFQERFLQPIVDKLVHAVSTMLPVKAESQLKLADRLLKAGITTDPKDYRAMNVIIIVGFGVVGLYFAITSHQRGFSRIMYMLMGMAGGYVYRRYSLEGKITKRKKVIKGQLPEVMDILSVSVVAGLSFDQALGHVTTKAEGPLIDEFRICQREIMLGKPRKEALNRLSERTEIEEVKAFTNAIIQADELGISLQNVLMSQSQMIRTSHRQDVEERAAKIPVKILIPMVLFIFLLSLLFCSVLLCRRLLKHWEAANDKKPRDCIKLWNTF, via the coding sequence ATGATAAAAGCTATTACGGGAGCAATCTTTGCGTATGTCTTCGTAGATTTCGTAATGAGTGTATTAACAGGTAAAGCACTTGTGATTAAAAAGCGACTCGACGAAACAAAGAATTCAAGTACACAAAAACATGGTTCTGATGACATTTTAGATAAAACGTTCCAAGAACGTTTCTTACAACCTATTGTTGATAAATTGGTTCATGCCGTATCAACAATGTTACCGGTTAAAGCAGAATCGCAGCTAAAACTCGCAGATCGTTTGCTTAAAGCGGGAATTACCACCGACCCAAAAGATTATCGGGCAATGAACGTAATCATTATTGTCGGTTTTGGGGTGGTAGGACTTTATTTCGCAATTACATCCCATCAACGCGGATTTTCTCGAATTATGTATATGTTGATGGGAATGGCTGGTGGATACGTATATCGTCGTTATTCACTAGAGGGAAAGATAACAAAACGTAAAAAAGTTATCAAAGGACAATTGCCTGAAGTTATGGATATTTTAAGTGTTTCGGTTGTTGCTGGTTTGAGTTTTGACCAAGCACTCGGACATGTTACAACCAAAGCTGAAGGACCGTTGATTGATGAGTTTCGTATATGTCAGCGTGAAATTATGTTGGGGAAACCTCGTAAAGAGGCATTAAACCGACTATCCGAACGAACTGAAATTGAAGAGGTAAAAGCCTTTACCAACGCAATCATTCAAGCGGACGAACTTGGGATCTCACTTCAAAATGTATTGATGAGTCAATCGCAAATGATTCGTACTTCACATCGTCAAGATGTTGAAGAGCGTGCTGCGAAAATTCCAGTTAAGATTTTGATTCCAATGGTGCTCTTTATTTTCCTGTTATCTTTATTATTCTGCTCGGTCCTGCTGTGCCGACGATTATTGAAGCATTGGGAGGCCGCTAATGATAAAAAACCTCGAGATTGCATCAAACTTTGGAACACGTTTTAA